The genomic window GATGCTCGAACCTTCCTTCAGCTTTTCGAGCAGAGCCGGATCTTCGACCCGGAAGACCATCGTCATCGCGGGCATGTCGAGGTTCTTCAAGTCCTCGTGCTTGATGGTGACCTTCTGCGCCTTGGCGTCGACCTTGTTGACGACGCCCTTGGTGAGTTCCTGGGCAAACGCTCCAAAGGCCGCGCTGACGGAGAGCAAGGCGGCGACACCGATTTTGATTATTACGTTTTTCATCTTCATGGCTCCTTTATCGAGGGTTACTTCCCGGCGACGCTGACATCGCCGTGCATGCCGGCTTCATAATGGCCGGGGATCAGGCAGGCGAATTTGAACTCGCCGTCGGTGGTGAACTTCCAGACGATCTCGCCGGACTGACCGGCCGGAAGGCGGATCGAATTGGCGTCGGCATGTTCCATTTCCGGGAACTTCTCCATCACCTTCTTGTGCTCCAGGATCTTGTCTTCCTGATCGAGCACGAATTCGTGGTCGACGGTGCCGGCATTCTTGATCGCGATCTTGACCGTCTGGCCCTTGCGGACGTTGAAGACGGCCGGGATGAACAGCATCTTGCCGTCGTCTGTCTCCTTCATCGTGACGCGGATCGTCTGTGTTGCCTTCGTTTTGTCGCCGGGCTCGCCGATCGCAATTTTTTCGCCGTGACCGCCGGCGTGGTTGCCGGAGGCGAGGGCGGGAGTTGCGAGCGCCGCGAGTGCCAGTGCCAATATATAATTCTTCATGCTTAGATCCTTTTTTGATGTTGGATGTTGAGCTTCAGCCGTTCGTCGGCTTCAGCGTGATTTGCGTCTTCGCGTCGTTGGCCTTGGTCGCGTCCGGCAACTCGCCGGTCCACTCCCAGGCCTGCGTTCCGGGCGGGTTTTCGTACCAGCCGGGATCGGAGTAATCGTCCGCCGAGATGCCCTCGCGGACCTTCACGACCGAGAACATGCCGCCCATCTCGATCGGGCCGTGCGGCCCCCAGCCGGTCATCATCGGGACGGTGTTCTCGGGAATGGGCATTTCCATTTCGCCCATGTCGGCCATGCCCTTGGTGCCCATGGGCATGTATTCCGGCTGAAGCTTTCTGATCTTCTCGGCGAGCTTCGACTTATCAGCGCCGATGAAGGTCGGGATGTCGTGGCCCATCGCGTTCATCGTGTGATGCGACTTGTGGCAGTGGATCGCCCAGTCGCCGAGATATTTGGCGTCGAACTCATAGGCGCGCATGGCACCGACGGGGATATCGATGCTCACCTCCGGCCACCGTGCTTCGGGCCGCACCCATCCGCCATCCGTGCATGTCACCTCGAAGTCATAGCCATGCATGTGAACCGGATGGTTGGTCATGGTCAGGTTGCCGACCCGCACCCGCACGCGGTCGTTCCTGGAAACGACCAGCGGGCTGATGTCCGGAAACACGCGGCTGTTCCAGCACCACATGTTGAAATCGGTCATCTCCATGATCCTCGGCACGTAGGAGCCGGGATCGATGTCGTACGCGTTGAGCAGGAAGACGAAGTCGCGGTCGACGCGCATGAACGTCGGGTCTTTGGGATGGACGACGAAGAATCCCATCATGCCCATGGCCATCTGCACCATCTCGTCGGAATGCGGGTGGTACATGAAGGTGCCCGATTTCAAGAGGTCGAACTCGTAGACATAGGTCTTGCCGACTGGGATATGCGGCTGCGTCAGCCCGCCGACGCCGTCCATGCCCGACGGCAGGATCATGCCGTGCCAGTGGATCGTGGTATGCTCGGGCAGCTTGTTGGTGACGAAGATGCGCACCCGGTCGCCTTCGACCGCCTCGATGGTCGGACCCGGAGACTGGCCGTTGTAGCCCCAGAGATAGGCGGTCATACCGTCGGCCATCTCGCGTTCGACCGGCTCGGCGACGAGGTGGAACTCCTTGACGCCATTGTTCATCCGGTGGGGCAGGGTCCAGCCGTTGAGGGTGACGACCGGCTGATAATCCGGGCCGGAGGTCGGGTGGAGCGGCGGCTGCATGTCCGCCGATTCCATTGTCGGGGCGTCGGGCAGACCCATCGCCGAGGTCTTCGTCCAGGCGCCGGCCGCCAGCAGGGCAGCACTCGCACCGAACAGTTGTCGTCTGTTGAACATGATGGGTTCCTTTCTCAATGGCCGCCGCCGCTGCTGCCGGAGGCAGCGGCGACTTCTGTCTCTGCCGACGCGGTGGTCGCGCCGCCGCCGTAGATCACAGGCGCGAGATTGGCTTCGGCGAGCCAGAAATCGCGCTTGGCGTTGACGGAGAGCAGGATGGAGTTGATCTTGTCGCGCGTGTCGGTGAGCAGCTCGAAGGTGTTCGAGATCATGCCGTTATAGGTCAGCAGGGATTCCTCCTCGACCTTGCTGCGCAACGGTACGACATTGTTGCGATAGTGCCGCGCGATGTCGTAGTTCGAGCGGTAGGCTTCATATGCGGAGCGTGCTTCCGAACGGACGTTGACGGCCTTTTCCGCCAGCTGGTTCGCCGCGCGCATGTATGCCACTTCGGCCTTGCGCATCCGGGCCTTGCCGGTATCGAAGATCGGGATCGCGAATTCCAGCTCGACCTGGCCGGTCGTTCTGGTGGTCTTTTCGTCGTCCTCGATTTCTCGTTCCGTTTCGAAGCCAGTCCGGATTTGGAGATCGGTGACGTAGCGCATCGCTTCAGTGAGCCCGTAGGATTTGGCTGTCGCCTCCAGTTCGAGCTTCGCCACCTGAAGGTCGAAGCGGTTCCTCAGAGCCTCGGCCTCGATGGTATCGCGTTTGACGACGGACTTGGGCAGTGGCGGCAGGCTGTTCGGGACCTGGTAGTCCAGGTCGGATCCCCAGAGACCCATCAGTCGCGTCAGTTCCTCCTTAGCAAGACGTGCCGCCAGGCGGGCCTTTGCGGTCTCTCCGGCGAGCTCGGCGACGAACACATGCTCGCGTGCCTGCGCGCCTTTGGTCATCGCACCGGTCTCGCCAAGTTTTTCCGCAAGTTCGGAAGCGGCGTCCGCTGTCGCCTGGGCGCGCTGCAGCTGCCCGACATTCTCCCAGGCCGCCACCGCTCCGATCCAGGCGCGCCGCGTATCGGCGGCGACCCCAAGCGTTTTCACGGCGGCGGTCAGTTGCGCTTGCCGGAAACGGGTGTCCGCGATCGCCACGTCCCGGTTCCGCGTCGCAAGCGCCAGGATGTTCGTCGTGATCATCCCTTCGATGGTCTTGAACGCCTCCAGTTCCGGCGTGCCCATACCTGTCGTACCGATGGAAACGGTCGGGTTGATGAGCATCGTCGACTGCCAGGCATCGGCCGCACTGTCGCCGAGATCGGCATAGGCGGCCTGGAGACCCCTGTTATTGAGCAGGGCGATCTGGACGGCCGTCTCGGCGTCGAGGACCTTCTTTCGTGCGAGCAGGCCTTTGACCTCAGCGGCAGCCGACCGTGCCTGGTTTTGGTTCTGGATCCAGACCGTCTGCTTCGCGGTCGCGATGGCGGTCTTGTCGGCAACGGAAGCGAAGCCTGCTTGCTTGCTGGAATATTCGGCGCCGGTGACACAGCCGCTCAGCGCCAGCGGGAACGCCAGAACGACGGTAAATTTTCTAAGGCTGATCATGAGGCGTCTCCTTTTGCGGGAGACTGCAGATCGTTTTGTCTACGCCACGGCTTGGGATCGACGGGCTGCCTTGCGACATAGCCCGACACGGGCGAGCGGTAGATGACCGGGCGCGGCGTCGGCTGTTCGACCGCGGCGGAAGATGCCACCACGTCGGGAGGAAGCGTGGATGCGCAGCCGCCGATGACGAGCGGCAGCCCCACCACGAAAAGCGAGGGTTTCATTATGAATTTTCCGAATAAGAGATAGCCTAGGGGCGTCCACCTGGATGCAGGCGGCGACCGACTGGACCCGATCGAGCGGGTGCGTCTCTATTCAGATATTCGGAGGGCGGTGGAGCGGCGGCAGCTCGCCAAAGGCCGTTCGGTCGTCCACGAACTGTCGGATCGAGGTTACGATGGGCCCGCCGACGTCGGGGCTTTCACAGATGATGCCGAACCCGCCGCAGAAATCCTTGCAGCATTCCTGCTTGACGAGCTTGGCGTCGCCGTCATCGGTTGAAGCGTCAAGGTGATGGCTGTGCTCCGATGGCTCAACCATGTGATGGTCGCCGGCGCCAGAGACCGCTACGGAGGCGGTCTTCTCTAGTTCAGGGAAGGCCGAGCCGTGCATGGCGGCGCTGGCGCTGGACATGTTGTATCCGACCAGCGATATCACAATCGCCAGCCGCACGACGAGCAACAGGCTGCTCAGTGCGATTCGGTACATTCTGTCCATGCGGCCTGCGTACAGTTCCAACGACCTGCTTTCAATGGAAGAAACAGGTGCCGGCGATTCGCGTCGTTTCTGTGGCCATGACGCAACGAACCCGTTCACGCCGCCATGCGGCAGATGCGTTTGTCGACCGGATCTCCCGCGTTCCGGATTGAATCAGCGGCAGGAGATAAAATGCTCGCAGCTGTTTCGACTATGACACGCCCGTGTCTGGTAGACTTCGCGGCCGCGACGATATTTCCCGTTGCTGCCGGGGTTGCGCGAACCGCTGCTGCCGTTCTTTCTTCTCGTGCTTGTCGCCCTCGCGCTGGCCGTCCTCGGCGTTGTCGATTGATGGCGGTCTTCGAGCGATGACCATGCGATCGATGGTCTCGTCGCGCAGAACAAGAGTGTGCCAGGCCGCGGCCGCGACATGAAGCGCCACCATCGCTAGGATGATCCTGGAGCCAATGACGTGATAAGGCGCGATACCGAACCAGATGTAGCTCGCCACCAACCCAATTGCCGCTTGTCCGATAATGGCGGCGTAGAAGGCATGATGTAGCGCTCGGGAAAGTGCCTGCGCCGCCGAGGCCGGTCTCCCGTCAGGCAGGGGTGGCCACAGGAGCCGGACCACAAGCCGCAAACCCATCAGAACGCCGATGCCGATCCCCAGGTAATTATGGAGGTGGTGCTGGACGAGAT from Rhizobium sp. Pop5 includes these protein-coding regions:
- a CDS encoding copper-binding protein, with protein sequence MKNVIIKIGVAALLSVSAAFGAFAQELTKGVVNKVDAKAQKVTIKHEDLKNLDMPAMTMVFRVEDPALLEKLKEGSSIEFVAERVNGKLTVTEVK
- a CDS encoding plastocyanin/azurin family copper-binding protein — protein: MKNYILALALAALATPALASGNHAGGHGEKIAIGEPGDKTKATQTIRVTMKETDDGKMLFIPAVFNVRKGQTVKIAIKNAGTVDHEFVLDQEDKILEHKKVMEKFPEMEHADANSIRLPAGQSGEIVWKFTTDGEFKFACLIPGHYEAGMHGDVSVAGK
- a CDS encoding multicopper oxidase family protein; the protein is MFNRRQLFGASAALLAAGAWTKTSAMGLPDAPTMESADMQPPLHPTSGPDYQPVVTLNGWTLPHRMNNGVKEFHLVAEPVEREMADGMTAYLWGYNGQSPGPTIEAVEGDRVRIFVTNKLPEHTTIHWHGMILPSGMDGVGGLTQPHIPVGKTYVYEFDLLKSGTFMYHPHSDEMVQMAMGMMGFFVVHPKDPTFMRVDRDFVFLLNAYDIDPGSYVPRIMEMTDFNMWCWNSRVFPDISPLVVSRNDRVRVRVGNLTMTNHPVHMHGYDFEVTCTDGGWVRPEARWPEVSIDIPVGAMRAYEFDAKYLGDWAIHCHKSHHTMNAMGHDIPTFIGADKSKLAEKIRKLQPEYMPMGTKGMADMGEMEMPIPENTVPMMTGWGPHGPIEMGGMFSVVKVREGISADDYSDPGWYENPPGTQAWEWTGELPDATKANDAKTQITLKPTNG
- a CDS encoding TolC family protein, with the translated sequence MISLRKFTVVLAFPLALSGCVTGAEYSSKQAGFASVADKTAIATAKQTVWIQNQNQARSAAAEVKGLLARKKVLDAETAVQIALLNNRGLQAAYADLGDSAADAWQSTMLINPTVSIGTTGMGTPELEAFKTIEGMITTNILALATRNRDVAIADTRFRQAQLTAAVKTLGVAADTRRAWIGAVAAWENVGQLQRAQATADAASELAEKLGETGAMTKGAQAREHVFVAELAGETAKARLAARLAKEELTRLMGLWGSDLDYQVPNSLPPLPKSVVKRDTIEAEALRNRFDLQVAKLELEATAKSYGLTEAMRYVTDLQIRTGFETEREIEDDEKTTRTTGQVELEFAIPIFDTGKARMRKAEVAYMRAANQLAEKAVNVRSEARSAYEAYRSNYDIARHYRNNVVPLRSKVEEESLLTYNGMISNTFELLTDTRDKINSILLSVNAKRDFWLAEANLAPVIYGGGATTASAETEVAAASGSSGGGH